The following is a genomic window from Daphnia magna isolate NIES linkage group LG4, ASM2063170v1.1, whole genome shotgun sequence.
GGGTACGTCTGAACCTTAGAGGTAAAATGGTTGTGCCGTGTTCGGGGGTTTAGAGTGAAAAAAACTTGTAGTCCTAGATAGCGGATTATTTATACTCTCTTATTATTTAAGCAAACAGCCATTTAACTCGAAAATCAAAGTTGTTGAAACAATTCCTAGTGAACTAAATTGTCTTTGGTCTCCATTGAAGAAACAATTCTAAATGTGTCAGTAAGCACTACTGtttgtattgaaaattaaatgctttcatatttaaaatgtttagcAGTTGTTTTCTACCATCCAAATGGTCGTGAGGCGTAATAGAATTTTTGCATTTCGACGTAGGCGAGCTGAAAACaaggttccatggtgtaatagTTATCatatcagactttgactctgataatctgagttcgattctcagtggaacctctAATTTTTAACAGTTTCACCCTTGTAAGGCCATTGAGTTTTGATGATAAGTAACAATGAATACTTTTTTATTATACGCGACTTATATAACGCGTGaaaggctcattggtctagtagtatgatacttgcttcgggtgtaagtgatcccgggttcaattcccggatgggcccgcgttttctaaaatttaaactactagatttacaagtgatgttcttctttttaatgaaagaTAAGAACGACGGTCAGCCGAgatcaaagaagaaaccaaagtTCTATCTGTGCTAGTTCAGCAGGATTAAAATATGCCTAgccgttgcgtttagaaaccATCGTTGGGAGTGTCAAAGAAAACATCGAATGTTAAAGTCTTTGTAATGACCACCTTCCGAAGTACTTCTTTAACTCCCACCTTGGTATATGCCCTTGAAACATCGCATACAATTAGGAGCTAATTCAGGGGATAGTCAGGTAATAGCTCGATGGTAGTATTGTAGAATATATTTCTATTGCCATCAGGGTTGTATCATCAATTTACTAAAAGTGACTATAAATATAtaactgatcgtagcaggactcgaacctgcaatcttcggatccgaagtccgacgccttatccattaggccacacgaccataTTGATGTTGTTGCATgaattattgaaatttaaattatcatGCCATGGTTCGCTCAAACATAATCTTTAAAGATAAGTTCTGTGTAGATttgtaatgaatggcagcgatgggattcgaacccacgcctccgaagagactggtgccttaaaccagcgccttagaccgctcggccacgctaccctaCTGATTCGGCAAACAGATGTTTCCCACtgcgaaaaaaacgaaaataagtcTCCAATTACAACACGTGAATCAATCTGGTAGATTGGTTAGTAGCTTGGTTTGGTATTATCGTTGGACAtgtaaattattcattttgtttaaccTCTAGAGAGGTTCTTTAAGTTACAAATGGTttaatttacttattttaagGAACACAGAAAGCCAATGGTAAAGATTCATTAACTCGTTTTCAGAGAAATTCAAGACATATGGAAAAGTGTATCTACGGACAATAATCGATGATGCATGTTTTCACATTTAAGTCACATGAATGATATTTCTATAATCGGTTTGGATTAACattgggctcatccgggatttgaacccagggcctcctacacccaaagcaagaatcataccactagaccaatgagccacacATATTACAGACTATGTGTTGAGTTTAATTTTTAGTGTCTTGTAGCTTCTGACGTCATATTGGCCATCTTTAGCTGTAGCTGATCTCTCCTCACATTTCGAATCATTTATAGTTAGAAACATATATGGTCAATCCATTCCTTCGAGCCGGAtttgaaccagcgacctatggataactTATTATTTAATGCTAATactgttttcgattctacagtccaccgctctaccaactgagctatcgaaggatgtTATTGATGGGCGGAAAATGTCAAATGTATATGTCTTTACATGAACGCGTCTAGAACACCATTAAGCATTGCGTAATATGACAAGGAACTTGAGAGGTTGGGTCGCAATCCGTCTTAAACATATTTGGCTGTTGGTTAAGCCGGGGATgaatttttctcttaaaactcttttcccttttttaagctGCGTCCACAGGGGCACTTTTGCTACGCCTTACTACCCGAGAAGAATTTTAGCGTCTGGGGACTATTCCGTTTCAGCCCACTCAAAGTCAACGCATATAAATAGAGTTGTATTAGAGTTTTTCTGAATTTTATGTTTTCCAGCCGAAGTTTGGGAATTTGagtttgttattttcaaaataaatgcaAAATATATGGAAATGATAAATGCAGTCAAGAATCGTTAGCTTTCTTCAttataaattgatttttttaaagtcaatTCTCcgatttaaaattttcatCAGAAATATTTTCATAAATTTTATACCACATATATTTGAATATACGAACAATAAAGATTTGTCTTATCCGGGATTTGATCCTTTGACCTTTTTATTCATGATCCAACTCTTTAACCAATAGACCTTCAGATGACAAAACACCTGGCTgattacaaaataaaattaccgCTGACATTTAGATGGCAATTTACAAAGTTGTATTTAGTTGAAATTATCAGATGTATGCAACAGAGGAACTAAATACCAACGTAATTCctcattttcaaaagatatTGGTGGAGTTGGATTAAGAGGAAGAGCCATCATTTTACAAAATACTTGTGAAGGATAGCGGAAAAATGTAGGCGCACTGAGGGTATGAGCAGAAAATATGTTGTGATCTGACGATCGATATGGCTGAACATGGGCATTTTCAAGAGATACAAATTTACGTGCAACAATTTCAACTAATTCCATACCACTACACGCAAGAATGTCAACACAAACGAAGGCAGATTTTTGGTTATCGAGAAAAATATTATTGGGGAATAAATGAGTCAAGACaaagttattgaaaaaaatttttttaggcCATCGACCTCCCTTATTGCAATATTTAAGTACCCtgctgttattttttattccttccAGCATTAATTGTACTTTAGTCTCAATAATAGTTCCACATGAAGTTGTCGGGAGTTGGTACTTAGACTTTTCAACACATCTGTTACGTATCTGTTCAGCTTGGAGATTTCCACTTCTTATACATCTTCGAAAGAAAACTTGGAAACTCTCGAAAGGGAATGCACTCAGAGTTTCAATCCCGCATTGAAAGTTTTCTGAATCCTGCCACACATGAGAAACTTGATGGCTGACAAATCGACAAGGTATTTCTCTCTCAGTCAGCTCCACAGAATATCTATCTAAGATGTTTTTGGCCtttaaaattctttcttttggaaCGGGTTCTCCATTGAAAGACCCCAATAACATCATGCCATATTGTAACAACATAATATGTTCGAGGTCATTTTCACTGAGAATTCCCTTGAAGAGAGGAAATAATAGATAATAAAGAATGTTACGTTTCACATGAATCTTATAGTTCTTGCATTTTTCCAGCTTGTCAACAAAACGGTCAAATCCGTATGGTCGGCACAAGTGAAAGAACTTGATTCGTTTGTTGGCTTCAGCTATCTGTGTGCTTGTAAGTTTGCCCTCAGCTGGCACGAATACAAATCCCTCTAAACGTCGGCCAAAGGCACCCTCGATAACAGTATGCATAGGATCAATGACAAAGCCTGATACCATTGGCAAATTTACATTGAGGAAAGGACTAACATCTTTTGGGTCTTTCAAGTGTTCATCAATAGAATAATCGTTGACATGATAAGTCAAGAAATCTGCATCGGTTCTAGCAGGGGCATTGACATTTCGTAGTAAGATAGTTCGATTAACCATTTCACCTTTCTGAATACAACGGTCACAACACCAATAACCGGAATGCCCTTTAGTTCTTTTAAGAAAAGATCTCATTGGACCATCAGCAATGACACAACGAAGTGAAGCTGTGCAGCAACGCTCATTTATGTCGGcaatgttttcatttgaagGGGAAAGGTGAGAAAGTTCACGAATAAGGTCTTGAAGAAATCTGTGAATATCGGTAGGCTTACCCTTTCCAACATAAAAACCGATGATGAAAACTGAAGTCTCCAAAAGAGTGATGTTGTCAAGACTTTTTGCATCTGACTGAATTGAGTGAATTCTTCCAAGAATAGGTGTTATCGTAGGAGCATTTTCGTCTTCGTTTAGCTTGGCTTCGTCGATGTTGATATCTATGTTGAAATGAGGGGTTTTCTCCAAACACAATTCAGGAACTACAATTTTTTCTCCTCGTAGAGTGGCTTTAGCTTTCTCCGTAATTGAGTAAACGTCAAATGCTTCAATCTATGTAAAGATTGAGGAAATTATATGCACTGTAAGGTAAAGgataaaaatataatatttactctttttgcaaatttttggGAAGAATACTTGCATTTTTATAGTACAAATCAACAAATTGCATCAAATCTGCGTCGCGATGGATGAGTCCAGCAGAATTTCCACTTAAGGCATTTTCTAAGCCGAAATGTACATATTTTCCATCATTAATTGATACAGCAGATGGCAACTGTCTTGATTTTTGTGCATTATTTGTTGAAGTGGGCCAATCGCTTCCATCCACATGCATAAGTTCTTGTCCAGTGCTTGGTAACAAAGAATAATATGGAATAGGCTCATACAGCTTCAGTAATTTGAGTAGATACGTTAGgt
Proteins encoded in this region:
- the LOC123471421 gene encoding uncharacterized protein LOC123471421; this translates as METVLFENEAQLLEQNEQPGNEQMTLIKILRHFAAYTNQKQIHLTYLLKLLKLYEPIPYYSLLPSTGQELMHVDGSDWPTSTNNAQKSRQLPSAVSINDGKYVHFGLENALSGNSAGLIHRDADLMQFVDLYYKNASILPKNLQKEIEAFDVYSITEKAKATLRGEKIVVPELCLEKTPHFNIDINIDEAKLNEDENAPTITPILGRIHSIQSDAKSLDNITLLETSVFIIGFYVGKGKPTDIHRFLQDLIRELSHLSPSNENIADINERCCTASLRCVIADGPMRSFLKRTKGHSGYWCCDRCIQKGEMVNRTILLRNVNAPARTDADFLTYHVNDYSIDEHLKDPKDVSPFLNVNLPMVSGFVIDPMHTVIEGAFGRRLEGFVFVPAEGKLTSTQIAEANKRIKFFHLCRPYGFDRFVDKLEKCKNYKIHVKRNILYYLLFPLFKGILSENDLEHIMLLQYGMMLLGSFNGEPVPKERILKAKNILDRYSVELTEREIPCRFVSHQVSHVWQDSENFQCGIETLSAFPFESFQVFFRRCIRSGNLQAEQIRNRCVEKSKYQLPTTSCGTIIETKVQLMLEGIKNNSRVLKYCNKGGRWPKKIFFNNFVLTHLFPNNIFLDNQKSAFVCVDILACSGMELVEIVARKFVSLENAHVQPYRSSDHNIFSAHTLSAPTFFRYPSQVFCKMMALPLNPTPPISFENEELRWYLVPLLHTSDNFN